Proteins from a genomic interval of Shewanella seohaensis:
- a CDS encoding TapY2 family type IVa secretion system protein, whose amino-acid sequence MIKYCIALALALALPTFVFAAEPTVVMQDYKCHVTTTNGDKVLFYRWRIKDVNLNMASLPSKQKIGGDKKKFFIKEVVECVELSQEFTNENSKKIDELTLR is encoded by the coding sequence ATGATAAAATATTGTATTGCTTTAGCATTAGCATTAGCTTTGCCTACATTTGTGTTTGCTGCGGAACCTACAGTTGTTATGCAGGATTACAAATGCCATGTCACAACGACAAATGGTGATAAAGTACTGTTCTATCGATGGAGGATTAAAGATGTCAATTTGAACATGGCTAGTCTTCCTAGCAAGCAAAAAATAGGTGGAGATAAAAAGAAATTCTTTATTAAAGAGGTCGTAGAGTGTGTTGAGCTTAGTCAAGAGTTTACTAATGAAAACAGTAAGAAAATTGATGAGCTAACCTTGAGATAA
- a CDS encoding PilW family protein, which yields MKLSKTMERGMSLVELMVAMVIGLFLTAGVFTMFSMSSSNVTTTSQFNQLQENGRIALAIMERDISQLGFMGDLTGTDFIVGTNTNIEVTTITADCVGDGLNNATLPNNQPAHFRRLWGYENTATSTHLSCLGNSDVNADTDVLQLKRFIGPNVATGNSSSVYVAANSSQAVFFVGATPTTALENPRTWEYQHHVYFIANDANQIPILRRKTLTSTGMSNDEQLVEGIENIRFLYGFDNDGDSTPDSFMPVEDVTSLMWDNEGFQRLVAIKAFVLVRSINEDKSYTNETEYLLGDKTITIPANDHYRRKVLSTTIVLENPVLIRS from the coding sequence ATGAAGTTAAGTAAAACCATGGAACGGGGAATGTCACTCGTTGAGTTGATGGTCGCTATGGTCATCGGGCTTTTTTTGACTGCCGGTGTTTTTACTATGTTTAGTATGTCGTCTTCAAACGTGACGACAACAAGTCAGTTTAATCAGTTGCAAGAGAATGGTCGTATAGCCTTGGCCATTATGGAAAGAGATATTAGCCAGTTAGGTTTTATGGGGGATTTAACGGGCACTGATTTTATCGTCGGGACAAATACCAACATCGAGGTCACTACCATAACCGCTGATTGTGTCGGCGATGGGCTGAATAACGCGACGCTGCCTAATAATCAGCCAGCCCATTTTAGGCGATTGTGGGGGTATGAGAATACTGCAACAAGTACACATCTTAGTTGTTTGGGGAACAGTGACGTTAATGCGGATACAGATGTTTTACAGCTAAAACGCTTTATTGGGCCTAATGTCGCAACTGGGAACTCAAGCTCTGTGTATGTGGCTGCGAACTCCTCTCAGGCGGTATTTTTTGTTGGTGCAACTCCTACCACAGCACTTGAAAATCCGAGAACATGGGAATATCAACATCATGTCTATTTTATTGCAAACGACGCTAATCAAATACCTATCCTAAGGCGTAAAACCTTAACCAGTACAGGCATGAGTAACGATGAGCAGTTAGTTGAAGGCATTGAGAATATTCGATTCTTATATGGTTTTGATAATGACGGGGATAGCACTCCTGATAGCTTTATGCCTGTTGAAGATGTCACATCGTTGATGTGGGATAACGAAGGCTTTCAGCGATTAGTTGCGATAAAAGCGTTTGTACTGGTGAGATCGATTAACGAAGACAAGAGCTATACCAACGAGACTGAGTACCTTTTGGGAGACAAAACCATCACTATTCCTGCTAACGACCATTATCGTCGTAAGGTATTGTCAACAACGATCGTATTGGAAAACCCAGTACTTATACGCAGTTAA
- a CDS encoding GspH/FimT family pseudopilin — protein MKTLPHGFSLIELITTVSISTILLSIGAPSLSDFNTRFRADSNIKVIQQTLMLARNHAISFNRKVTVCALSNNQCTSNWQLGLTVFIDVNSNSQLDGNETTIFTTNAFNASDTVIYNRTSIRFQPDGLASGTNGTLKYCPSSPTSPHSRGIVVNQAGRARLSTDANIRCG, from the coding sequence ATGAAAACTCTACCACATGGCTTTAGCCTGATTGAACTCATCACTACGGTATCCATTTCGACCATTCTGTTATCGATTGGAGCTCCCTCGTTAAGCGATTTCAACACAAGATTCAGAGCTGATAGTAATATCAAAGTCATCCAGCAAACACTAATGCTCGCCCGAAATCATGCCATTTCCTTCAATCGAAAAGTGACAGTCTGTGCCTTAAGCAACAATCAGTGCACATCTAACTGGCAGCTTGGCTTAACGGTATTTATTGATGTAAACAGCAATAGTCAACTCGATGGCAATGAAACGACTATTTTTACCACTAACGCTTTCAATGCCAGTGATACTGTCATCTACAATCGAACCTCAATTCGTTTTCAACCAGATGGTCTTGCCTCTGGTACTAATGGAACATTGAAGTATTGTCCATCAAGTCCCACGAGCCCTCATTCGCGAGGGATTGTGGTAAATCAAGCTGGCAGGGCAAGACTATCGACTGATGCCAATATCCGCTGCGGATAA
- a CDS encoding pilus assembly protein has protein sequence MLKKLFCALMAATVIIAGQIHADDTELYLVDSTVRTGKRPQVLFIFDNSGSMSTEDQNAVSSYCSEAGHAAGTCTYPAGFETYMNSYSGYINQKGTYWNAGGIDNTSNMPTPDDPNDGRRFYLGNNNCNTAAKALVDKGRYTGYLREFNKNKWESLANNNGFNQNDIVDCYEDILNKDPKNPGSTNKNPTFANGYPVDTNKMYTSGSSETDRLYSLNNTKFGTETPVTLYSAHYLVWYKWATTTTEGQNSGGTGTRLDVAKNALKSALESLAIPIDAALAVYNLNYPTENYADGGRIIYDMTEMTEANKSSLISLIRDMPAQTNTPLCETLYEAYQFFSGGPVTFGNDDKNATGYYKVDNYTPNSPSSILMSGNYATKFKACPDTAYVIYITDGAPTIDHAADDSIKQLTSTAKVAGDYSAMSFKDDRNQDDFSYLPALAAYMYNNDIVVGPKDSNGVDNKQNVRLFTIGFSDGADKAAALLEEAAFRGGSPRVNGVSKGYYVAKTGLDLVEAMNDALKSILTIDSSFTSPSIASNNFDKTQTYNSAYFAMFLPGGGPRWSGNLKKLKVNSSGEIVGPGGTTGAIDTNGNISSDTCTYWNTCPAGNIDGNKVKSGGVLPTLKSQLKNRKIYINDGSGLSLLTTISDSSFYSLLGSPATSSVSDTVSKNRDWIYGVDVDDEDNDEIYTDPRDDIMGDPLHSKPLAINFGNKPTTDADGNVTSENLDVRILVGTNQGLVHMFKDSDTGSGDYAVGSVTESWAFIPSELVHNIPTLRQDDSTGTHSVYGMDLSPVAYTETDSVGKVNKAWVFLGMRRGGTSYYALDITNPDSPQYKWLINSSTEKFEDLGQSWSEPVVTFIPSISEPVLIFGGGMESAEGSGAAVYIVKAFTGEFVTKFTATGMSSIPNKVAVLDSNNDGISDRIYASDIEGSIWRIDLPSTNKTNWSVFQFAKIATTSSPNNRMFFAEPTVAQTQFNNIHSENGVLSYQSIPYDAVTVGTGNRTHPLDIATNDMFYVFQDRNVVTKQFTGTDIPAPLTISNLYDVTSAAPTSQSDNIAFGQKRGWYYDFPATGEKSLSSSLIFDGKVYFTSFVPPTNQAVDLDAGVCGFSGQGRLYVFDLHKGTRTSSTLYYEVGERIPDTPKSLSLSHNRVKSRKRMLSVLVKASVRTVNARERSNWVVA, from the coding sequence ATGTTGAAAAAACTCTTTTGTGCTCTTATGGCTGCAACAGTCATTATTGCAGGGCAAATACATGCAGATGATACAGAGCTTTATCTTGTTGACTCAACGGTAAGGACTGGCAAGCGCCCACAGGTGTTATTTATCTTTGATAACTCAGGGAGTATGTCAACGGAAGATCAGAATGCTGTCAGCTCATATTGTTCCGAAGCTGGTCATGCGGCAGGTACTTGTACCTATCCTGCAGGATTTGAGACATACATGAACAGTTATTCTGGGTATATCAATCAGAAAGGTACCTATTGGAATGCAGGCGGTATCGATAATACCAGCAATATGCCGACCCCTGATGATCCTAATGATGGTCGTCGTTTTTATTTGGGAAATAATAACTGTAATACTGCTGCCAAAGCGTTAGTGGATAAGGGACGTTACACAGGATACTTGCGAGAGTTTAACAAAAATAAGTGGGAGTCTTTAGCAAACAATAATGGTTTTAATCAGAACGATATTGTTGACTGCTACGAAGATATTCTCAATAAAGACCCTAAAAATCCAGGTTCAACTAATAAAAACCCAACGTTTGCAAATGGTTATCCTGTTGATACTAACAAAATGTATACATCGGGAAGCTCTGAGACAGATCGTTTATATAGCTTAAATAATACAAAGTTTGGAACCGAAACGCCGGTGACACTTTACTCTGCACATTACCTTGTGTGGTACAAGTGGGCTACAACTACAACAGAAGGGCAGAATAGTGGTGGTACTGGTACTCGTTTAGATGTCGCAAAAAATGCACTTAAGTCAGCATTAGAGTCCTTGGCTATTCCCATTGATGCAGCTCTTGCCGTTTATAACTTGAACTATCCAACCGAAAATTATGCTGACGGTGGACGTATTATTTATGATATGACCGAAATGACGGAAGCCAATAAGTCCTCTTTAATATCTTTAATTAGGGACATGCCTGCTCAAACCAATACACCTCTGTGTGAAACATTATATGAAGCTTATCAATTTTTTAGTGGCGGACCTGTCACCTTTGGTAATGATGATAAAAATGCGACAGGATATTATAAGGTTGATAACTATACGCCAAATAGTCCCTCAAGCATCTTGATGAGTGGCAATTATGCTACGAAGTTTAAAGCATGTCCGGATACCGCATATGTGATTTATATTACCGATGGTGCGCCAACAATCGACCATGCTGCGGACGATTCGATTAAGCAATTAACTTCAACCGCTAAAGTCGCTGGTGACTACAGCGCTATGAGTTTCAAAGATGATCGTAATCAAGATGATTTTAGTTATTTGCCTGCTTTAGCGGCTTATATGTACAACAATGATATTGTTGTTGGGCCGAAAGATTCGAATGGTGTTGATAACAAACAAAACGTTAGATTGTTTACCATAGGCTTTTCTGACGGTGCGGATAAAGCAGCTGCGCTCTTGGAGGAGGCGGCTTTTAGGGGCGGAAGCCCAAGAGTAAATGGCGTATCTAAAGGTTATTACGTCGCTAAAACGGGCCTTGATTTAGTCGAAGCGATGAACGACGCATTAAAGTCTATTCTGACCATTGATTCATCTTTCACCTCTCCGAGTATTGCCAGTAACAACTTCGATAAAACTCAGACCTATAACTCAGCTTACTTTGCCATGTTTTTACCCGGTGGTGGACCCCGCTGGAGTGGTAATTTGAAAAAGCTGAAAGTTAATTCCTCTGGTGAGATTGTCGGTCCAGGTGGTACGACGGGAGCAATTGATACTAACGGCAATATATCAAGTGATACATGCACCTATTGGAATACCTGTCCCGCAGGTAACATTGATGGTAATAAGGTTAAATCGGGTGGGGTGTTACCGACCTTAAAATCCCAATTAAAAAATAGAAAAATATATATAAATGATGGAAGTGGTTTGAGTTTGCTTACAACAATAAGCGATTCGAGTTTTTATTCTCTTCTAGGAAGTCCTGCAACTAGCTCCGTTTCTGATACTGTCTCCAAGAATCGAGACTGGATTTATGGTGTAGATGTTGATGATGAAGATAATGATGAAATCTATACCGACCCTCGAGATGATATTATGGGGGATCCTCTCCATTCGAAGCCTCTCGCCATTAACTTCGGTAATAAACCTACAACAGATGCCGATGGCAATGTGACATCTGAAAATCTTGATGTTCGAATCTTAGTTGGCACCAATCAGGGATTGGTACATATGTTTAAAGATTCTGACACTGGTAGTGGCGATTATGCTGTTGGTTCAGTTACCGAGTCTTGGGCATTTATACCATCTGAATTAGTACATAACATTCCAACACTCAGGCAAGATGATTCGACTGGTACTCACAGTGTTTATGGGATGGACTTATCACCGGTTGCATATACTGAGACGGATTCGGTTGGTAAAGTTAATAAGGCTTGGGTTTTCCTTGGGATGAGGCGCGGCGGCACATCTTACTATGCGTTAGATATCACAAACCCAGATTCACCACAGTATAAGTGGCTGATCAATTCTAGTACGGAAAAGTTTGAAGACTTAGGCCAAAGCTGGTCAGAACCTGTCGTCACTTTTATCCCATCAATCTCTGAACCAGTATTGATTTTTGGTGGCGGGATGGAATCAGCAGAGGGTTCTGGGGCTGCTGTTTATATTGTCAAAGCATTTACTGGTGAATTTGTGACTAAGTTTACCGCTACGGGAATGAGCAGTATCCCAAATAAAGTGGCTGTGTTAGACAGTAATAATGATGGTATCTCTGATCGGATATATGCAAGTGACATCGAGGGAAGTATTTGGCGAATAGATTTACCTTCGACGAATAAAACAAATTGGTCTGTATTCCAATTTGCTAAAATTGCAACAACGAGCTCTCCTAACAACCGCATGTTTTTTGCTGAACCTACAGTGGCCCAAACCCAGTTTAATAATATTCATTCTGAAAATGGGGTCTTATCCTATCAGAGTATCCCGTATGACGCTGTCACTGTGGGTACGGGGAATAGAACGCATCCATTGGACATCGCCACTAATGACATGTTTTATGTATTTCAGGATAGAAATGTTGTCACTAAACAATTCACTGGCACCGATATACCGGCCCCTCTAACGATTTCTAATCTGTATGATGTGACCTCTGCGGCACCTACTTCGCAGAGTGATAATATTGCTTTTGGGCAAAAGAGAGGCTGGTATTATGATTTCCCTGCCACGGGAGAGAAAAGCCTATCTTCCTCGCTTATTTTTGATGGTAAAGTTTATTTCACTTCATTTGTTCCGCCGACTAACCAAGCCGTTGATTTGGATGCGGGGGTATGTGGTTTTTCAGGACAGGGACGACTCTATGTATTTGACCTACATAAAGGTACTCGAACATCAAGTACACTTTACTATGAGGTTGGTGAACGTATTCCTGATACCCCCAAATCGTTATCCCTGAGCCACAACCGGGTGAAGAGCCGAAAGCGTATGTTATCGGTGTTGGTAAAGGCGAGTGTGAGAACGGTGAATGCAAGGGAACGATCGAATTGGGTAGTGGCTTAA
- a CDS encoding pilus assembly PilX family protein: protein MRKQKGIVLFFALIVLVLMTVIGVALAVNSTQSLRMSGAGAERIEAKAIADGGLEQVISDYSGEQLANLNAEADTTVFNSSQTLKPLPETGVRDVGCQRTTNATGANLVSCRRVEISSSVTFGRDNLGSLTVVSGVEQQVLTGN, encoded by the coding sequence ATGAGAAAGCAGAAAGGGATCGTGTTGTTTTTTGCATTAATTGTCTTGGTCCTCATGACAGTAATTGGTGTTGCGTTGGCGGTTAACTCAACACAATCGTTGCGAATGTCAGGAGCGGGCGCAGAAAGAATAGAAGCTAAAGCGATTGCTGATGGTGGTTTAGAGCAGGTAATTTCAGATTATTCGGGCGAGCAATTGGCAAACCTTAACGCAGAGGCGGATACAACAGTATTTAATAGCAGCCAGACATTGAAGCCCTTGCCTGAAACGGGCGTGCGTGATGTGGGATGCCAAAGAACCACAAATGCGACAGGGGCAAATTTGGTTAGCTGTAGAAGGGTTGAGATTAGCAGTTCAGTGACCTTTGGTCGGGACAATCTTGGCTCATTAACCGTTGTTTCAGGTGTAGAGCAACAAGTGCTAACAGGAAACTAA
- a CDS encoding LacI family DNA-binding transcriptional regulator, with protein sequence MKVTINDVAKYAGVSIKTVSRVTNNEPSVKQATVDKVNEAIKVLNYQPNLAARNLAGTKSYAIGFIYDNPNAYYIIDMQNGILSACKDKGYELVIHPCNAKSDTICDELTQLVKHSRLAGLVLTPPLSEDPKVLKALSDIDANYVRIIAGEGDKEQDGLTILVNDKFGAVEITQHLIDLGHKEIAFLSGDLHHESTKERLLGYKQALTKNRLLLNEDYIIEGKYSFESGVEGANTLIKQKNRPTAIVACNDEIAAGALFAARLAGLDIPGDLSIVGFEDSPFSRQTWPKLTTVHQPNAEIAQVATELLIAKRREQDAKFAKTFTPEPVIRDSSASPKH encoded by the coding sequence ATGAAAGTCACTATCAACGACGTCGCTAAATATGCTGGAGTGTCAATCAAGACAGTTTCCCGCGTAACCAATAACGAACCTTCGGTAAAACAAGCCACGGTTGATAAAGTGAATGAGGCCATCAAGGTATTAAACTACCAGCCCAATCTCGCGGCCAGAAACCTTGCTGGTACAAAATCCTATGCCATTGGATTTATTTATGATAATCCCAACGCTTATTACATTATTGATATGCAAAACGGGATTTTGTCGGCCTGCAAAGATAAAGGCTATGAGTTGGTTATTCATCCTTGTAATGCCAAATCTGACACCATTTGCGATGAACTGACTCAACTCGTGAAACATTCTCGACTGGCGGGTTTAGTGTTAACACCGCCTCTTTCTGAAGATCCTAAAGTCCTTAAAGCCTTAAGTGATATTGACGCCAACTATGTGCGCATTATTGCCGGCGAAGGTGATAAAGAGCAGGATGGACTGACGATTTTAGTCAATGACAAATTTGGTGCGGTTGAGATTACTCAGCATTTGATCGACTTAGGCCATAAAGAAATTGCCTTTTTAAGTGGCGATCTACACCACGAGTCTACCAAAGAGCGGTTACTTGGTTATAAACAAGCATTAACAAAAAATCGCCTGCTTTTGAATGAAGATTACATAATTGAAGGAAAATACTCATTTGAGTCTGGCGTTGAAGGAGCTAACACACTGATCAAACAGAAGAACCGTCCAACAGCGATAGTTGCCTGTAACGACGAAATTGCAGCAGGGGCACTTTTTGCAGCTCGTTTAGCAGGGCTAGATATCCCTGGCGATCTATCCATTGTCGGCTTCGAAGACAGTCCATTCTCACGCCAAACTTGGCCAAAACTAACAACAGTGCATCAACCTAACGCTGAAATTGCCCAAGTGGCAACAGAGCTGTTAATCGCGAAACGCCGTGAACAAGATGCCAAGTTTGCAAAAACATTTACGCCAGAGCCTGTGATCCGAGACTCTTCAGCCTCTCCCAAACATTAA
- a CDS encoding NAD(P)/FAD-dependent oxidoreductase: protein MATKRIVIVGGGAAGLALASKLGRKMGGSDVVDVCLIDKSTIHIWKPKLHEVAVGVIDQSIEGLLYRDHGLKNGYRYIRGEIEQCEPDAKTIQLAAVYSDSGELLLEPRQIEYDYLVLALGGVSNSFNTLGAEKHCIFLDSLDNANLFHQKLLDALLQLNETQEKVSIGIVGAGATGVELAAELHHVIESVKEYGYLNISKHHLDVHLIEASPKILPQLPERVSARAQAVLDKIGIRLHIGVQVKEVTRDGFITQDGDVIEAGLKVWAAGVKGPKAFQNFSKLPITPRNQVEVDACMRVKGHQDIYALGDCALLILESGQPVPPRAQAAAQMADTLYENIVNRLQGKAEKPFVYKDYGSLVSLSRFSAVGNLMGNLRSGTFFVEGHIARIMYISLYQRHLASLYGWFSAIIYRIAQKLLKWQRPKLKLH from the coding sequence TTGGCTACGAAACGAATCGTGATAGTAGGTGGTGGGGCGGCAGGTTTAGCGCTAGCCTCTAAATTAGGCCGCAAGATGGGCGGTAGTGATGTCGTCGATGTTTGCTTAATTGATAAAAGCACAATCCATATTTGGAAGCCAAAATTACACGAAGTAGCTGTTGGGGTTATTGACCAGTCTATAGAGGGATTGTTGTATCGAGATCATGGTCTTAAGAATGGCTATCGCTACATTCGTGGCGAAATTGAGCAATGTGAACCCGATGCCAAAACCATCCAACTTGCTGCGGTTTATAGTGACTCGGGTGAATTACTGCTTGAGCCCCGTCAAATTGAATACGATTACTTAGTGCTAGCCTTAGGTGGGGTCTCTAATAGCTTTAATACCCTAGGGGCTGAGAAACATTGTATTTTCCTTGATAGTTTAGATAACGCTAACTTATTCCATCAAAAGCTATTGGATGCATTACTGCAACTTAATGAAACACAAGAGAAAGTCAGTATAGGTATTGTTGGCGCTGGCGCCACAGGTGTCGAATTAGCCGCAGAGCTTCACCATGTTATTGAGTCGGTGAAAGAGTATGGTTACCTCAATATCTCTAAGCATCATCTTGATGTGCATCTTATTGAAGCATCACCAAAAATTCTCCCACAGTTACCCGAACGTGTGAGCGCAAGAGCTCAAGCGGTATTGGATAAAATTGGCATCCGCTTGCATATCGGGGTGCAGGTTAAAGAAGTCACCCGCGATGGGTTTATTACACAGGATGGTGACGTTATCGAAGCGGGGCTTAAAGTGTGGGCGGCTGGTGTGAAAGGTCCAAAAGCGTTTCAAAACTTCTCTAAGTTACCCATTACGCCACGCAATCAAGTGGAAGTTGATGCTTGTATGCGAGTTAAAGGCCATCAAGATATTTATGCGCTTGGGGATTGCGCTCTATTAATTTTGGAGTCCGGCCAACCTGTGCCACCGCGTGCTCAAGCGGCAGCACAAATGGCGGATACCCTGTATGAGAATATTGTGAATCGTTTACAAGGGAAGGCGGAAAAACCTTTTGTGTATAAAGACTATGGTTCTCTGGTGTCTTTAAGTCGTTTTTCTGCGGTCGGTAATCTAATGGGGAATTTGCGTTCAGGGACTTTCTTCGTGGAAGGTCATATCGCAAGGATCATGTATATTTCGTTATACCAAAGACACTTAGCGAGCCTATATGGCTGGTTCTCCGCAATTATTTATCGCATTGCGCAAAAGCTACTGAAATGGCAAAGGCCAAAGCTGAAATTGCATTAA
- a CDS encoding type IV pilin protein, translating into MSKNINEKNRLQGFTLIEVMIAVVIVGILASIAYPSYIDYVVKSGRSEGVAAVMKVANLQEQYYLDNRAYTTDMTKLGLAANPFVTEHGRYSLASSGTSSFTITATAQGSQASRDSTCATITMTSAGVKGPSAECWK; encoded by the coding sequence ATGAGTAAGAACATTAATGAAAAAAATAGACTGCAAGGGTTCACTTTAATTGAAGTCATGATCGCTGTTGTTATTGTGGGGATTTTAGCTTCGATAGCGTATCCATCATACATTGATTACGTGGTTAAGAGTGGACGGTCTGAAGGTGTTGCGGCGGTGATGAAGGTTGCAAATCTTCAAGAGCAGTATTATTTGGATAACCGAGCCTATACTACTGATATGACCAAACTGGGGTTAGCCGCTAATCCTTTTGTTACAGAGCATGGGCGTTATAGCTTAGCGTCAAGTGGAACCAGTTCATTCACTATCACTGCGACTGCACAAGGTTCGCAGGCTAGTCGAGACTCAACGTGTGCGACTATTACGATGACATCTGCTGGTGTAAAGGGGCCTTCTGCGGAGTGTTGGAAATGA
- the glnB gene encoding nitrogen regulatory protein P-II, translating into MFDEKVEAIIKPFKLDDVRESLAEIGITGMTVLEVKGFGRQKGHTELYRGAEYMVDFLPKVKIELVIQDDLVDQAIDVIVETARTGKIGDGKIFVTDVERVIRIRTGEENEEAV; encoded by the coding sequence ATGTTTGATGAAAAAGTTGAAGCGATTATTAAGCCTTTTAAATTGGATGATGTACGCGAGTCACTTGCTGAGATAGGTATCACCGGGATGACAGTGCTAGAGGTTAAAGGTTTTGGCCGTCAAAAAGGGCACACCGAGCTTTACCGCGGTGCGGAGTATATGGTCGACTTTTTACCTAAAGTTAAAATAGAACTCGTGATTCAAGATGACTTAGTCGACCAAGCGATTGATGTTATTGTGGAAACAGCTCGTACCGGTAAAATCGGCGATGGTAAGATTTTCGTAACTGATGTAGAGCGCGTTATCCGCATTAGAACTGGTGAAGAAAACGAAGAAGCGGTGTGA
- a CDS encoding GspH/FimT family pseudopilin produces the protein MLNKLLGFTLIELMVTIAVAAILLTIGVPSLISVYEGVRVNNNIAKIHDIMVFARNQAVSYGATIKVCASNGSACGTNWGNGIKVISPDNKDIRVIDAFNTNDSVKSNSASFTFSSEGMLSANSAVEIIYCPGGSATNSKSVNISSSGLISYGADGKSCS, from the coding sequence ATGCTAAATAAATTGCTTGGTTTCACACTAATTGAACTGATGGTTACGATTGCAGTGGCTGCAATATTATTAACTATCGGAGTACCATCTTTAATATCCGTCTATGAAGGTGTGCGTGTTAATAATAATATCGCCAAAATTCATGACATTATGGTTTTTGCCAGAAATCAAGCCGTCAGTTATGGCGCAACAATTAAAGTTTGTGCATCAAATGGAAGTGCATGTGGTACAAATTGGGGGAATGGGATTAAAGTGATTAGTCCTGATAATAAAGATATTCGTGTTATTGACGCATTCAATACAAATGACAGTGTAAAAAGTAATTCGGCAAGTTTTACCTTTAGCTCTGAAGGCATGTTATCAGCAAACAGTGCTGTAGAAATCATCTACTGCCCAGGCGGCTCTGCGACAAACTCCAAGAGTGTAAACATAAGCTCTAGCGGATTAATCTCCTACGGAGCAGATGGTAAAAGCTGCTCATAA